Proteins from a single region of Prosthecodimorpha staleyi:
- a CDS encoding ubiquinone biosynthesis hydroxylase — protein sequence MLFRCAGSPAVRRQRSRSSKDMSERQDVVVAGGGYVGLSLALALKAADPGLAVAVVEPKPPAALRRDGRASAVASAARAMLDRLGVWSSIAPAAQPITEMVVTDSRVGDAVRPVFLTFGGALEDGTPFAHMVLNAAMVGALLDAATATGIALIAPDSVSGFETGPGATRLTLTSGRRIEAGLLVACDGARSRLRDLAGIRTVRWDYGQSGIVTTIAHERPHEGRAEEHFLPSGPFAILPLADDPEGRHRSSLVWSERSDEARRLVEGDDFTFALELERRFGRHLGAIRQAGPRHAYPLGLTLARDWVRPRFALCGDAAHGIHPIAGQGLNIGFRDAAALAEVLIEARRLGQDVGALDVLERYQLWRRYDAFEMGMVTDVLNRLFSNDLTPIRLIRDIGLGLVDRLPGLKRRFIREAAGIGGDMPRLMRGEAI from the coding sequence GTGCTATTTCGTTGTGCAGGATCGCCGGCCGTCCGGCGGCAGCGCAGCAGGAGTTCGAAGGACATGTCCGAGCGTCAGGATGTCGTGGTCGCCGGCGGCGGCTATGTCGGGCTCTCCCTTGCCCTCGCGCTCAAGGCGGCCGATCCGGGCCTCGCGGTCGCCGTCGTCGAGCCGAAGCCGCCCGCGGCGCTGCGTCGGGACGGCCGGGCCTCCGCCGTGGCGTCGGCCGCCCGCGCGATGCTCGACCGACTCGGCGTGTGGTCGTCGATCGCGCCGGCCGCCCAGCCGATCACCGAGATGGTGGTGACCGACAGCCGTGTCGGCGATGCGGTCCGGCCGGTCTTCCTGACCTTCGGCGGGGCGCTGGAGGACGGCACGCCTTTCGCCCATATGGTGCTCAACGCGGCCATGGTCGGGGCGCTGCTCGATGCCGCCACCGCGACCGGCATCGCCCTGATCGCACCGGACAGCGTCTCCGGCTTCGAGACCGGCCCTGGCGCGACCCGGCTCACGTTGACTTCGGGCCGCCGGATCGAGGCCGGCCTGCTGGTCGCCTGCGACGGCGCCCGCTCCCGGCTGCGCGATCTCGCCGGCATCCGGACGGTGCGCTGGGACTACGGCCAGTCCGGCATCGTCACCACCATCGCGCACGAGCGGCCGCACGAAGGCCGCGCCGAGGAGCATTTCCTGCCGTCCGGACCCTTCGCCATCCTGCCGCTCGCCGACGACCCCGAGGGCCGCCACCGCTCGTCGCTGGTCTGGTCCGAGCGTTCCGACGAGGCCCGCCGGCTGGTCGAGGGCGACGATTTCACCTTCGCGCTCGAACTGGAGCGCCGCTTCGGCCGCCATCTCGGCGCGATCCGCCAGGCCGGCCCGCGCCACGCCTATCCGCTCGGCCTGACGCTGGCGCGCGACTGGGTCCGCCCGCGCTTCGCGCTGTGCGGCGACGCCGCCCACGGCATCCATCCGATCGCCGGCCAGGGCCTGAATATCGGCTTCCGCGACGCGGCCGCGCTGGCCGAGGTGCTGATCGAGGCGCGCCGCCTCGGCCAGGATGTCGGCGCGCTCGACGTGCTGGAGCGCTACCAGCTCTGGCGGCGCTACGACGCCTTCGAGATGGGCATGGTCACCGACGTGCTGAACCGGCTCTTCTCCAACGACCTGACGCCGATCCGGCTGATCCGCGACATCGGGCTCGGCCTGGTCGACCGGCTGCCGGGCCTGAAGCGCCGCTTCATCCGCGAGGCCGCCGGCATCGGCGGCGACATGCCGCGGCTGATGCGCGGCGAGGCCATCTGA
- a CDS encoding acyl-CoA thioesterase encodes MKSAVEQLLDSLDLEPLEVNLFRGRSLQVGWQRIFGGQVIGQAVAAAARTVPDRAIHSLHAYFLRPGDPSHPIVYEVDRIRDGGSFTTRRVLAIQKGEAIFSMAASYHKAETGLAHQIAMPDVPGPDDLPSEAELRERYLAEAPENVRRYWMRPRPIEMRPVDFRHYVSREPLEPTQFVWLRATGPLPDDPSVHAAVLAYASDTTLLDTSLFAHGRSVFDHDLRLASLDHAMWFHAPFRIDDWLLYAQDSPVTGAGRGFNRGTLFDRTGRLVASAVQEGIIRQVRQS; translated from the coding sequence ATGAAAAGCGCCGTGGAACAGCTTCTGGACTCGCTCGATCTGGAGCCGCTGGAGGTCAACCTGTTCCGCGGCCGTTCGCTGCAGGTCGGCTGGCAGCGCATCTTCGGCGGCCAGGTGATCGGCCAGGCGGTCGCCGCGGCCGCGCGCACCGTCCCCGACCGGGCGATCCACTCGCTGCACGCCTATTTCCTGCGTCCGGGCGATCCGTCGCACCCGATCGTCTACGAGGTCGACCGCATCCGCGACGGCGGCAGCTTCACCACCCGCCGGGTGCTCGCCATCCAGAAGGGCGAGGCGATCTTCTCGATGGCGGCGTCCTACCACAAGGCCGAGACGGGCCTCGCCCACCAGATCGCCATGCCGGACGTACCTGGCCCGGACGACCTGCCGAGCGAGGCGGAACTGCGCGAACGCTATTTGGCCGAAGCCCCCGAGAATGTCCGCCGCTACTGGATGCGGCCGCGACCGATCGAGATGCGCCCGGTCGACTTCCGCCATTATGTCAGTCGCGAGCCGCTCGAACCGACGCAGTTTGTCTGGTTGCGCGCCACCGGCCCCCTCCCCGACGACCCGTCGGTGCATGCCGCCGTGCTCGCCTATGCGTCTGACACAACCTTGCTCGACACGTCGCTCTTCGCACACGGCCGGTCGGTCTTCGACCACGACCTGCGGCTGGCCAGCCTCGACCACGCCATGTGGTTCCATGCACCGTTTCGCATCGACGACTGGCTGCTCTACGCCCAGGACAGCCCGGTGACTGGCGCCGGCCGCGGCTTCAACCGCGGCACCCTGTTCGATCGCACCGGGCGCCTGGTCGCCTCTGCGGTCCAGGAGGGCATCATCCGTCAGGTGAGGCAGAGCTGA
- a CDS encoding P-II family nitrogen regulator, whose amino-acid sequence MKIVMAIIKPFKLDEVRDALTAIGVQGLTVTEVKGYGRQKGHTEIYRGTEYAVSFLPKIKIEVAVATDQVEKVVSAISSAAKTGQIGDGKIFVYGIDQAVRIRTGETDVEAL is encoded by the coding sequence ATGAAAATCGTGATGGCCATCATCAAGCCGTTCAAGCTGGACGAGGTGCGCGATGCCCTCACGGCGATCGGCGTGCAGGGTCTCACCGTGACCGAGGTCAAGGGCTACGGCCGCCAGAAGGGTCACACCGAGATCTATCGCGGCACTGAATACGCGGTCAGCTTCCTGCCCAAGATCAAGATCGAAGTTGCGGTCGCCACCGACCAGGTCGAAAAGGTCGTCTCTGCGATCTCGTCCGCGGCGAAGACCGGCCAGATCGGCGACGGCAAGATATTCGTCTACGGTATCGATCAGGCCGTCCGTATCCGCACGGGCGAAACCGACGTCGAAGCGCTCTGA
- a CDS encoding ammonium transporter translates to MSISTMLSGHSRTARTAATALGILALTTLSAAAAGPEPNKGDTTWMLISTILVILMTLPGLALFYGGLVRSKNILSVLMQVLCGFSLISILWVVYGYSVAFSSNPNEAMNPYFGGLSKMFLSGVLTADPTAGLSFANTGTFSKGVVLPEIVFVIFQLTFAAITPALIIGAFAERIKFSAVMVFLVLWFTFAYLPMAHMVWFWAGPDAYTLAASNADAIKTALGEESAKKFLDMLAAAGEDKAKVAEVLTAYGDALGATAGFLFQKGAIDFAGGTVVHINAGVAGLVCAIMAGRRVGFGKENMAPHNLVLTMIGASLLWVGWFGFNAGSNLEANGLTALAVLNTIVATAAAALAWSLAEGITRGHASMLGGASGAVAGLVAVTPAAGFAGPMGAIVIGLVAGIVCFWAVTSLKSIFKYDDSLDVFGVHGIGGIVGAILTGIFVDPALGGAGVTNYLATEATAVVGYDRAAQITSQLWGVGVSVVWTAVVSVVALLLIKVTIGLRVSEPAEREGLDITSHGERAYN, encoded by the coding sequence ATGTCGATCTCAACGATGCTTTCCGGGCACTCCCGGACCGCCCGGACGGCGGCCACGGCGCTCGGCATCCTGGCTCTCACGACGCTCTCCGCCGCGGCGGCCGGTCCCGAACCGAACAAGGGCGATACGACCTGGATGCTGATCTCGACCATCCTGGTCATCCTGATGACGCTGCCGGGCCTGGCCCTGTTCTACGGCGGCCTGGTCCGCTCCAAGAACATCCTGTCGGTCCTGATGCAGGTCCTGTGCGGCTTCTCGCTTATCTCGATCCTGTGGGTCGTCTACGGCTATTCGGTCGCCTTCTCGAGCAACCCGAACGAGGCGATGAACCCCTATTTCGGCGGTCTGTCGAAGATGTTCCTGTCGGGCGTGCTGACCGCCGATCCGACCGCCGGCCTGAGCTTCGCCAACACGGGCACCTTCTCGAAGGGCGTCGTGCTGCCGGAGATCGTGTTCGTCATCTTCCAGCTGACCTTCGCGGCCATCACCCCGGCCCTGATCATCGGCGCCTTCGCCGAGCGCATCAAGTTCTCGGCCGTGATGGTCTTCCTGGTCCTGTGGTTCACCTTCGCCTATCTGCCGATGGCCCACATGGTCTGGTTCTGGGCCGGCCCGGACGCCTACACGCTCGCCGCCTCCAATGCCGACGCCATCAAGACCGCGCTCGGTGAGGAATCCGCCAAGAAGTTCCTCGACATGCTGGCCGCGGCCGGCGAAGACAAGGCCAAGGTCGCCGAAGTGCTCACCGCCTATGGCGATGCGCTCGGTGCGACCGCCGGCTTCCTGTTCCAGAAGGGCGCGATCGACTTCGCCGGCGGCACCGTGGTGCATATCAATGCCGGCGTCGCGGGTCTCGTCTGCGCCATCATGGCCGGCCGCCGCGTCGGCTTCGGCAAGGAGAACATGGCGCCGCACAACCTCGTCCTGACCATGATCGGCGCTTCGCTGCTCTGGGTCGGCTGGTTCGGCTTCAACGCCGGTTCCAACCTCGAGGCCAACGGCCTGACGGCTCTCGCGGTCCTGAACACCATCGTCGCCACCGCCGCCGCCGCGCTCGCCTGGAGCCTCGCGGAAGGCATCACCCGCGGCCATGCCTCGATGCTCGGCGGCGCCTCGGGCGCGGTTGCCGGCCTCGTCGCTGTGACCCCGGCCGCCGGCTTCGCCGGCCCGATGGGAGCGATCGTGATCGGCCTCGTCGCCGGCATCGTCTGCTTCTGGGCGGTGACCTCGCTGAAGTCGATCTTCAAGTATGACGACAGCCTGGACGTCTTCGGCGTGCACGGCATCGGCGGCATCGTCGGCGCCATCCTGACCGGCATCTTCGTCGATCCGGCCCTCGGCGGCGCCGGCGTCACCAACTACCTGGCGACCGAGGCCACCGCCGTGGTCGGCTACGACCGCGCCGCGCAGATCACCTCCCAGCTCTGGGGCGTCGGCGTCTCGGTGGTGTGGACCGCGGTGGTCTCCGTCGTCGCGTTGCTCCTGATCAAGGTCACGATCGGCCTGCGCGTCTCCGAGCCCGCAGAACGCGAGGGTCTCGACATCACGAGCCACGGCGAGCGCGCCTACAACTAA
- a CDS encoding dihydrofolate reductase family protein — translation MTEVILYIAHSIDGFIADRNGGIGWLKPYDGTDFGYDGFIRRVDAVVMGRRTYQDCRGFGTWPYPGKSTVVMTKGAPVDGDGLAVFDGRSPQEILIDLEHAGRKTAWIVGGGGPIRAFLDAGLLKRLILFQMPVLLGAGTPLWPPGRKSYTATLRRTVAYEIGVVETEYEIGRTFV, via the coding sequence ATGACCGAGGTGATTCTCTACATCGCGCATTCGATCGACGGCTTCATCGCCGACCGAAACGGCGGAATCGGCTGGCTGAAGCCCTATGACGGCACCGATTTCGGCTATGACGGATTCATCCGGCGGGTCGACGCGGTGGTGATGGGCCGCAGGACCTATCAGGACTGCCGCGGCTTCGGGACCTGGCCCTATCCGGGCAAGTCGACCGTGGTGATGACCAAAGGGGCACCGGTCGACGGCGACGGTCTGGCGGTTTTCGACGGGCGCAGCCCGCAGGAGATCCTGATCGATCTCGAACATGCCGGCCGCAAGACCGCCTGGATCGTTGGCGGCGGCGGACCGATTCGGGCCTTCCTCGATGCGGGTCTCCTCAAGCGCCTGATCCTGTTCCAGATGCCGGTGCTGCTCGGCGCAGGAACCCCGCTCTGGCCGCCCGGCCGCAAGAGCTACACGGCCACCTTGCGCCGGACCGTGGCCTACGAGATCGGCGTGGTCGAAACGGAGTACGAGATCGGCCGGACCTTCGTCTGA
- a CDS encoding NAD(P)H-quinone oxidoreductase, giving the protein MPLPESMTAIGYEAPGGPEVLMPVSRPVPAPGPGEILVRLSAAGVNRPDVLQRQGGYPPPKGASDIPGLEIAGEVVAQGHGAGRFGLGAKVVGLVAGGGYAEYAVVHETNALPVPGGLDPVAAAGIPETFFTVWSNVFDRAGLKPGETFMVHGGTSGIGTTAIQLAKAFGATVIATAGSAAKCQVCRDLGADLAVDYREQDFVTAAKDFTGGRGIDVILDMVGGDYIEKNHEAAAIEGRIVQIAFLKGPKATVNFTRLMLKRLVHTGSTLRAREVPFKAAIATALQAKVWPLIEAGTVRVVMDSTFPLAEAAAAHARMETNAHIGKIVLTV; this is encoded by the coding sequence ATGCCGCTGCCCGAATCCATGACCGCGATCGGCTATGAGGCGCCCGGCGGGCCGGAAGTGCTGATGCCGGTGTCGCGGCCGGTGCCTGCGCCGGGACCGGGCGAAATCCTGGTCAGACTGTCGGCGGCCGGCGTCAACCGGCCTGATGTCCTGCAGCGCCAGGGTGGCTATCCGCCCCCGAAGGGCGCCTCCGACATTCCGGGCCTGGAGATCGCCGGCGAGGTGGTGGCGCAGGGTCACGGCGCGGGCCGCTTCGGCCTCGGCGCGAAGGTCGTCGGCCTGGTCGCCGGCGGCGGCTATGCCGAATATGCGGTGGTGCACGAGACCAACGCGCTGCCGGTGCCGGGCGGGCTCGATCCCGTCGCCGCAGCCGGCATCCCGGAGACGTTCTTTACCGTCTGGTCGAACGTGTTCGACCGCGCCGGCCTGAAGCCGGGCGAAACCTTCATGGTTCATGGCGGGACCTCGGGCATCGGCACGACCGCGATCCAGCTCGCCAAGGCCTTCGGCGCGACCGTGATCGCGACCGCCGGCTCGGCCGCCAAATGCCAGGTCTGCCGCGATCTGGGGGCGGATCTCGCCGTTGACTATCGCGAGCAGGATTTCGTCACCGCCGCCAAAGACTTCACCGGCGGACGCGGCATCGACGTGATCCTCGACATGGTCGGCGGCGACTATATCGAGAAGAACCACGAGGCGGCGGCCATCGAGGGCCGGATCGTGCAGATCGCCTTCCTGAAAGGGCCGAAGGCGACGGTGAACTTCACCCGCCTGATGCTGAAGCGGCTGGTCCATACCGGATCGACGCTGCGGGCGCGCGAAGTGCCTTTCAAGGCGGCGATCGCCACCGCCCTGCAGGCGAAGGTTTGGCCGTTGATCGAGGCCGGCACGGTGCGGGTCGTGATGGACTCGACCTTCCCGCTTGCCGAGGCGGCCGCCGCCCATGCGCGCATGGAGACGAACGCCCATATCGGAAAGATCGTGCTGACGGTCTGA
- a CDS encoding DUF1013 domain-containing protein: MSNAPNTPLMPKATAVWLVENTGLSFEQIASFCRLHPLEVKAIADGEAAQGIKGLDPIMSGQLTRDEIERAQRDIRYRLKLAERKVRVPEAKRRGPRYTPVSRRQDRPNAILWLLRNHAELKDAAIMRLVGTTKTTIQQIRERTHWNAANLQPMDPVTLGLCSQLELDLEVERGSKGAPKREEGDPNAQVLLSVEQTTSAAALAEQDEEKELDAEKIFAKLKSLKGPVEPDEEI; this comes from the coding sequence ATGTCCAACGCGCCGAATACGCCGCTGATGCCGAAGGCGACCGCCGTCTGGCTGGTCGAGAATACCGGGCTCAGCTTCGAGCAGATCGCTTCCTTCTGCCGGCTGCACCCGCTCGAAGTGAAGGCGATCGCCGACGGCGAGGCCGCCCAGGGGATCAAGGGCCTCGACCCGATCATGTCCGGTCAGCTGACCCGCGACGAGATCGAGCGCGCCCAGCGCGACATTCGCTATCGGCTGAAGCTGGCCGAGCGGAAGGTGCGGGTGCCGGAGGCCAAGCGCCGCGGTCCGCGCTATACCCCGGTCTCGCGCCGCCAGGATCGGCCCAACGCCATCCTATGGCTGCTGCGCAACCACGCGGAGCTGAAGGACGCGGCGATCATGCGCCTCGTCGGCACCACCAAGACCACGATCCAGCAGATCCGCGAGCGGACGCACTGGAACGCCGCCAACCTGCAGCCGATGGACCCGGTCACGCTCGGCCTGTGTTCCCAGCTCGAACTCGACCTCGAAGTCGAACGCGGCTCCAAGGGCGCGCCGAAGCGCGAGGAAGGCGATCCGAATGCGCAGGTGCTGCTCTCGGTCGAGCAGACCACGTCCGCCGCGGCGCTGGCCGAGCAGGACGAGGAGAAGGAGCTCGACGCCGAGAAGATCTTCGCCAAGCTCAAGAGCCTCAAGGGTCCGGTCGAGCCCGACGAAGAGATCTGA
- a CDS encoding YifB family Mg chelatase-like AAA ATPase, with protein sequence MVAHVATVSFQGIEAVPVDVQVQLTSGKPTFAIVGLPDKTVAESRERIRAALYATGLGLPLKHITVNLAPADLPKEGSHYDLPIALGIMAAIGALPGDQLADFVAVGELALDGTIAPVAGVLPAAIGANAMGRGLICPADCGSEAAWASPDIDIVAGRSLVQLANHFKGTQVIARPEPRMRENPAAMPDLKDVKGQETAKRALEIAAAGSHNLLMIGPPGSGKSMLAARLPSILPPLDPKELLEVSMIASIAGELAEGRLSNRRPFRAPHHSASMAALVGGGFRARPGEVSLAHHGVLFLDELPEFHPQVLDSLRQPLETGSVMIARANHRVSYPARMQLVAAMNPCRCGRAGEPGFVCRRGERCAAEYQERLSGPLLDRVDLRVEVAAVTAADLVMPAPSEDSATVARRVAAARSVQAARFSALGLPAGTTNATCSASVIDEIARPDATGARLLAQAAEALKLSARGYHRVLRVARTLADLEGEERVGRIHIAEAIGYRGAGERLLAA encoded by the coding sequence ATGGTTGCACATGTCGCGACGGTCTCGTTTCAAGGCATCGAGGCTGTTCCGGTCGATGTCCAGGTGCAGCTGACCAGCGGCAAGCCGACCTTCGCCATCGTCGGTCTGCCCGACAAGACCGTGGCGGAGAGTCGCGAGCGCATTCGCGCCGCCCTCTATGCGACCGGGCTCGGCCTGCCCCTGAAGCATATCACGGTCAATCTGGCACCCGCCGATCTGCCGAAGGAGGGCAGCCACTACGACCTGCCGATCGCGCTCGGCATCATGGCGGCGATCGGGGCCCTGCCGGGCGACCAACTGGCGGATTTCGTGGCGGTCGGCGAACTGGCGCTCGACGGCACGATCGCGCCGGTCGCCGGCGTTCTGCCGGCGGCGATCGGCGCCAATGCCATGGGGCGCGGACTGATCTGCCCGGCCGATTGCGGTTCGGAGGCGGCCTGGGCCAGCCCCGATATCGACATCGTCGCCGGCCGCAGCCTCGTGCAGCTCGCCAACCACTTCAAGGGCACCCAGGTGATCGCCCGGCCGGAGCCGCGCATGCGCGAGAACCCGGCGGCGATGCCCGACCTGAAGGACGTGAAGGGGCAGGAGACCGCCAAGCGGGCGCTCGAGATCGCGGCGGCCGGTTCGCACAACCTCCTGATGATCGGCCCGCCCGGGTCCGGGAAGTCGATGCTTGCCGCGCGGCTGCCCTCGATCCTGCCGCCACTCGATCCGAAGGAACTGCTCGAGGTCTCGATGATCGCCTCGATCGCCGGCGAATTGGCCGAAGGCCGGCTGTCCAATCGGCGGCCGTTCCGGGCCCCGCATCATTCGGCTTCGATGGCAGCCCTGGTCGGCGGCGGCTTCCGTGCCCGGCCGGGAGAGGTCTCGCTCGCCCATCACGGCGTCCTGTTCCTGGACGAACTGCCGGAGTTTCACCCGCAGGTGCTCGACAGCCTGCGCCAGCCGCTGGAGACCGGCAGCGTGATGATCGCGCGCGCCAACCACCGGGTCTCCTATCCGGCCCGGATGCAACTGGTTGCCGCGATGAATCCGTGCCGCTGCGGACGGGCCGGCGAGCCGGGCTTCGTCTGCCGCCGCGGCGAGCGCTGCGCGGCGGAGTACCAGGAACGGCTGTCCGGCCCGCTGCTCGACCGGGTCGATCTCCGGGTCGAGGTCGCAGCGGTTACCGCCGCCGATCTTGTCATGCCGGCACCGTCGGAGGATTCCGCCACCGTGGCCCGGCGCGTCGCCGCCGCCCGGTCGGTACAGGCCGCACGCTTCTCCGCGCTTGGACTTCCCGCCGGCACCACCAATGCCACCTGCAGCGCCTCCGTGATCGACGAGATCGCCCGGCCCGATGCGACCGGCGCGCGGCTTCTCGCCCAGGCGGCCGAGGCGCTGAAACTGTCGGCGCGCGGCTATCATCGCGTCCTGCGCGTGGCGCGGACTCTGGCCGATCTGGAGGGCGAGGAACGGGTCGGCCGGATCCATATCGCCGAGGCGATCGGCTATCGCGGCGCCGGAGAGCGATTGCTGGCGGCCTGA
- a CDS encoding substrate-binding domain-containing protein yields MAGITKSVAAAFLLLLAGSAAVSAQAYQFAIVPPTGESPFFQAIRDGCGERARELKSITCVYAAPGGAEARSQAQLIRDLVKEGIDGIAVSPETMPDVTAAIDEAVAAGIPVVTFDGDQPRSRRQAFIGTNAKDFGRTLGASARRWKPKGGRFLIVTADPTLPNLAERIAGVRDALSTGWTEAKTSPLVTDGTFTDAVRMVDRALAGGNDIDLIISVGAWPMLAADEWRALVAKYKQRIDQAQTVLVVADALPAQKALVREGLGHVLVGQRPGDMGVKAVDLLVDLKQGRKVPEVVYVGFDTFTRLDLIKAPN; encoded by the coding sequence ATGGCCGGGATCACGAAGTCGGTTGCGGCTGCATTCCTGCTCCTGTTGGCGGGGAGCGCCGCCGTGTCGGCGCAGGCCTACCAGTTCGCCATCGTGCCGCCGACCGGCGAAAGCCCGTTCTTTCAGGCCATCCGTGACGGATGCGGCGAGCGCGCACGCGAATTGAAGTCGATCACCTGTGTCTATGCCGCGCCCGGCGGCGCGGAGGCGCGCAGTCAGGCGCAGTTGATCCGCGATCTGGTCAAGGAGGGGATCGACGGCATCGCGGTCTCGCCCGAGACGATGCCGGACGTGACCGCCGCGATCGACGAAGCGGTGGCGGCCGGCATCCCGGTGGTGACCTTCGACGGCGACCAGCCGCGCAGCCGTCGGCAGGCCTTCATCGGCACCAATGCGAAGGATTTCGGCCGCACGCTCGGTGCCTCCGCGCGGCGCTGGAAACCGAAGGGCGGCCGCTTCCTGATCGTCACCGCCGACCCGACCCTGCCCAATCTGGCCGAGCGCATCGCCGGCGTGCGCGACGCGCTCTCGACCGGGTGGACGGAGGCGAAGACCTCGCCGCTGGTCACCGACGGCACCTTCACCGATGCCGTGCGCATGGTCGACCGCGCGCTTGCCGGCGGCAACGACATCGACCTGATCATTTCGGTCGGCGCCTGGCCGATGCTGGCCGCCGACGAGTGGCGGGCGCTGGTCGCCAAGTACAAGCAGCGCATCGATCAGGCGCAGACCGTTCTGGTCGTCGCCGATGCCCTGCCGGCCCAGAAGGCGCTGGTGCGGGAAGGATTGGGCCATGTCCTGGTCGGGCAAAGACCCGGCGACATGGGCGTCAAGGCGGTCGACCTGCTGGTCGATCTGAAGCAGGGCCGCAAGGTGCCCGAGGTGGTCTATGTCGGCTTCGACACCTTCACCCGGCTGGACCTGATCAAGGCGCCGAACTGA
- the gshB gene encoding glutathione synthase: MPLDVAVQMDHIAGIRIRGDSTFALMLEAQARGHRLWHYTADRLAMRDGKVFAVVEPVEVRDQEGDHFTLGDKERVDLSKFDVVHMRQDPPFDMHYVTATHLLERIHPKTLVVNDPAHVRNAPEKVFVTEFPDLMPPTLISRDADEIRAFRAEYRDVVMKPLYGNGGAAVFRVKAEDENFGSLMDMFSTTFREPWVTQQYRAEVRDGDKRIILVDGEFAGAINRVPAADDLRSNMVRGGQAVATDLTAREREICARLGPALRERGLIFVGIDVIGGFLTEINVTSPTGIRAVKRLGGPDIASMLWDRIEARRAGRA; this comes from the coding sequence ATGCCGCTCGACGTTGCCGTACAGATGGACCACATCGCGGGCATCCGCATCCGCGGCGATTCCACCTTCGCCCTGATGCTCGAAGCCCAGGCCCGCGGGCACCGGCTCTGGCACTACACCGCCGACCGCCTGGCGATGCGCGACGGCAAGGTGTTCGCGGTGGTCGAGCCGGTGGAAGTCCGCGACCAGGAGGGCGATCACTTCACCCTCGGCGACAAGGAGCGGGTCGACCTCTCGAAATTCGACGTGGTCCACATGCGCCAGGACCCGCCCTTCGACATGCACTACGTCACCGCGACACATCTGCTCGAGCGCATCCATCCGAAGACGCTGGTGGTCAACGACCCTGCTCATGTGCGCAACGCGCCCGAAAAGGTCTTCGTGACCGAATTCCCCGATCTGATGCCGCCGACCCTGATCTCGCGCGACGCCGACGAGATCCGCGCCTTCCGGGCGGAGTATCGCGACGTGGTGATGAAGCCGCTCTACGGCAACGGCGGCGCGGCGGTGTTTCGGGTCAAGGCCGAGGACGAGAATTTCGGCTCGCTGATGGACATGTTCTCGACCACCTTCCGCGAACCCTGGGTAACCCAGCAATACCGGGCGGAGGTGCGTGACGGCGACAAGCGCATCATCCTGGTCGACGGCGAATTCGCCGGCGCCATCAATCGTGTCCCGGCGGCGGACGACCTGCGCTCCAACATGGTTCGCGGCGGCCAGGCGGTTGCGACCGACCTCACGGCGCGCGAGCGCGAAATCTGTGCGCGGCTCGGACCGGCGCTACGGGAGCGCGGCCTGATCTTCGTCGGCATCGACGTGATCGGCGGCTTTCTGACCGAGATCAACGTCACCTCGCCGACCGGCATCCGGGCGGTGAAGCGGCTTGGCGGCCCGGATATCGCCTCGATGCTCTGGGACCGGATCGAAGCGCGACGGGCAGGGCGGGCCTGA
- a CDS encoding YraN family protein — MKRPAADPSRVLAYRWGLSAETRAAWALRLKGYAILDRRFRAAGGEIDLVARKGRTVVFVEVKARATLDAALEALDDRTAGRIAAAAEIWIMRRPALQDFDQRFDLVAVVPRRWPHHMPDAFRPGA; from the coding sequence ATGAAACGGCCGGCCGCCGATCCGTCGCGCGTCTTGGCCTATCGCTGGGGCCTGTCGGCGGAGACGCGCGCGGCTTGGGCTCTGCGGCTGAAGGGCTATGCCATCCTCGACCGCCGCTTCCGGGCGGCGGGCGGCGAGATCGATCTGGTCGCCCGCAAGGGCCGCACGGTCGTCTTCGTCGAGGTCAAGGCGCGCGCCACGCTCGACGCGGCCCTGGAGGCGCTCGATGATCGCACCGCCGGGCGCATCGCGGCGGCTGCCGAGATATGGATCATGCGCCGGCCTGCCCTGCAGGATTTCGACCAGCGATTCGACCTCGTTGCGGTGGTGCCGCGGCGCTGGCCGCACCACATGCCGGATGCCTTCCGGCCCGGCGCGTGA